The proteins below are encoded in one region of Alistipes indistinctus YIT 12060:
- a CDS encoding M3 family metallopeptidase, producing the protein MAFYPPYTAALGSAVSGMNAPAGEQDGSTGISSASSTRSSTDIASPDDSISGGLLPCDSLSCNPLLQRWPGPHATPAFDRIRNEHYLPAFRHALREARAEVAAIAGNPGEPTFANTVEALEFSGRRLDDIGNIFFNLNEACTDDEMQRIALEVSPLLTAFGNDISLDPVLFARVRAVYDNRDSLELTVEQTRLLEKTYKWFTRGGAALEEADKETFRALTAELSQLSLQFTQNVLAATNAFVLHLTDPGQVDELPASVRDGAAAEARERGLDGWVITLQAPSMVPFMTYSSDRKLKERLWRAYNSRCYGDAYDNTEIVTRIVALRLRLANLLGYPTYADYVLEERMARTPQRVREFLDELLERAIVPARGDVREVVDFARSAGAAYELMPWDYGYWQERLKRARYTLDEEQLKPYFRLENVQHGAFLLAGKLYGLTFHENPDIPVYHPDVRAFEVCDGDGTFLAVLYMDYFPRASKRGGAWMTEFRPQYVEQGCEIRPLISIVCNFTKPTDRQPSLLTFNEVTTLLHEFGHALHGMLACGRYPALTGTNVYRDFVELPSQLMENWATEKEFLDLWAVHYRTGEKIPADLVQKIVDAKNFQAAYLHIRQVSFGLSDMAWHTVTAPVEGGVAEFERRAIGKAQLLPYVAGQCMATAFGHIFSGGYAAGYYGYKWAEVLDADAFSLFRERGIFNPDVAEAFRTNILEKGGAEHPMTLYVRFRGREPDSRALFERMGIRDK; encoded by the coding sequence ATGGCTTTTTATCCCCCATACACCGCGGCCCTGGGTTCCGCGGTTTCAGGCATGAATGCTCCTGCCGGAGAACAGGACGGAAGTACCGGTATTTCTTCTGCCTCCTCGACTCGCTCTTCGACGGATATTGCGTCGCCGGACGATTCTATTTCCGGCGGCTTGCTCCCCTGCGATTCGCTCTCCTGCAATCCGTTGCTGCAACGCTGGCCCGGTCCGCACGCCACACCGGCATTCGACCGGATTCGCAACGAACATTATCTGCCGGCTTTCCGTCATGCGCTCCGGGAGGCGCGCGCCGAAGTAGCCGCCATCGCCGGCAATCCCGGGGAACCGACTTTTGCCAATACGGTCGAAGCGCTCGAATTCAGTGGGCGGCGGTTGGATGATATCGGCAATATATTTTTCAATCTGAACGAGGCCTGCACGGACGATGAGATGCAGCGTATCGCACTGGAGGTTTCGCCGTTGCTGACCGCATTCGGCAATGATATAAGCCTTGATCCGGTCTTGTTTGCGCGCGTCCGGGCGGTCTATGACAACCGTGATTCGTTGGAACTGACTGTCGAGCAAACTCGTTTGCTCGAAAAAACGTATAAGTGGTTTACGCGTGGCGGCGCCGCATTGGAGGAGGCCGACAAGGAGACCTTCCGTGCGCTGACCGCCGAACTCTCACAACTGAGTCTGCAATTCACACAAAATGTGCTCGCGGCAACAAACGCCTTTGTCCTGCACCTGACCGATCCCGGGCAGGTGGACGAGCTGCCCGCTTCGGTACGGGACGGGGCGGCGGCCGAAGCGCGTGAGCGCGGTCTCGACGGCTGGGTGATTACCCTGCAGGCGCCGAGTATGGTTCCCTTTATGACCTACTCTTCCGACCGGAAGCTTAAGGAACGGCTTTGGCGGGCATACAACAGCCGCTGCTATGGCGATGCGTACGACAATACGGAGATTGTCACGCGAATCGTGGCTTTGCGGTTACGGTTGGCCAATTTGCTGGGCTATCCGACCTATGCCGATTATGTATTGGAAGAACGGATGGCCCGGACTCCGCAGCGCGTGCGGGAGTTTCTCGATGAACTGCTCGAACGGGCGATCGTCCCGGCACGCGGTGACGTGCGCGAAGTGGTTGACTTTGCCCGCAGCGCGGGGGCAGCTTACGAGCTGATGCCGTGGGACTACGGCTATTGGCAGGAGCGGCTCAAGCGCGCCCGGTATACGCTCGACGAGGAGCAGTTGAAGCCGTATTTCCGGCTTGAGAACGTACAGCACGGTGCATTCCTGCTGGCGGGTAAACTCTATGGGCTGACCTTTCACGAAAATCCGGACATTCCGGTTTATCATCCCGATGTGCGGGCATTCGAAGTGTGCGACGGCGACGGAACATTCCTCGCCGTGCTGTATATGGATTATTTCCCGCGGGCCTCGAAGCGCGGCGGAGCATGGATGACCGAGTTTCGGCCGCAGTATGTCGAACAGGGCTGCGAGATTCGTCCGCTGATCTCGATCGTGTGCAACTTTACGAAACCTACCGACCGGCAGCCCTCCCTGCTTACTTTCAATGAGGTGACGACCTTGCTCCACGAGTTCGGTCATGCGTTGCACGGGATGTTGGCCTGCGGTCGTTATCCTGCCCTGACGGGAACGAACGTTTACCGTGATTTCGTCGAACTGCCGTCGCAACTGATGGAAAATTGGGCAACCGAAAAGGAGTTTCTCGATTTGTGGGCCGTGCATTACCGCACGGGGGAGAAGATTCCCGCCGATTTGGTGCAAAAGATCGTCGATGCGAAGAATTTTCAGGCGGCCTATTTGCATATCCGGCAGGTATCGTTCGGGCTCAGCGACATGGCGTGGCATACGGTCACCGCACCGGTCGAAGGTGGTGTCGCCGAATTTGAGCGGCGTGCGATCGGAAAGGCACAACTATTGCCTTATGTCGCAGGACAGTGCATGGCTACCGCTTTCGGTCATATCTTTTCGGGCGGTTATGCGGCGGGTTACTACGGTTACAAATGGGCGGAAGTTCTCGATGCCGACGCTTTCTCGCTTTTCCGGGAGCGGGGTATTTTCAATCCGGACGTGGCGGAAGCATTCAGGACGAATATCCTGGAAAAGGGAGGCGCAGAGCATCCGATGACGCTTTACGTGCGGTTCCGGGGGCGCGAACCTGACAGCCGTGCCCTGTTCGAACGGATGGGTATCCGGGACAAGTAG